The Meriones unguiculatus strain TT.TT164.6M chromosome 1, Bangor_MerUng_6.1, whole genome shotgun sequence genome has a segment encoding these proteins:
- the Pglyrp1 gene encoding peptidoglycan recognition protein 1, translating into MSSMLFAWALLALLGLAAPCSFVVPRSEWEALPSECSKPLQQPVRYVVISHTAGSICTSPASCEQQARNVQHYHMSSLGWCDVAYNFLIGEDGHVYEGRGWSIKGDHTGPTWNPLSIGITFMGNYMDRLPPRRALRAAQNLLECGVSQGFLRSNYEIKGHRDVQKTLSPGNQLYDLIRGWAHYRE; encoded by the exons ATGTCCAGCATGCTGTTCGCCTGGGCTCTCCTTGCCCTCCTGGGGCTGGCAGCCCCCTGCAGCTTCGTCGTGCCCCGCAGCGAGTGGGAGGCCCTGCCGTCTGAGTGCTCCAAGCCCCTGCAGCAACCAGTCCGCTACGTGGTGATCTCACACACAGCAGGCAGCATCTGCACCAGCCCAGCCTCCTGCGAGCAGCAGGCTCGCAATGTGCAGCATTACCACATGAGCTCGCTGGGCTGGTGCGACGTGGCCTACAA CTTCCTCATTGGAGAGGATGGCCATGTCTATGAGGGCCGAGGCTGGAGCATCAAGGGTGACCACACAGGGCCCACCTGGAACCCCTTATCTATCGGCATCACCTTCATGGGCAACTACATGG ATCGGCTACCCCCAAGGCGGGCCCTCCGTGCTGCCCAGAATCTTCTGGAATGTGGGGTGTCTCAGGGCTTCCTGAGATCCAACTATGAGATCAAAGGACACCGGGACGTGCAGAAAACACTCTCTCCAGGCAACCAGCTCTATGATCTTATCCGAGGCTGGGCACACTACCGCGAGTGA